A window of Hippoglossus stenolepis isolate QCI-W04-F060 chromosome 16, HSTE1.2, whole genome shotgun sequence contains these coding sequences:
- the akt1s1 gene encoding uncharacterized protein akt1s1, whose protein sequence is MASITKLSEPEIPDNHKESWLALLSAVETYCQKSGCDLAILTACKKFRSSAGDGDGVRKRESSSAFPRECDFSYSIWGQGFLAESARRYMDDIGVLHSTTMLTAHKHTRQSGGEGGTKLVVDLTSDPGHRGSFTGDGVVGGVSPNSRQYSQNYPSIYSSGAGTGQVAGQNGNEERESSMLEAERGRQSSGIVDLEEECEDEEEEEDMDERRPYGNESAGVFSMDEDSLSRDCEPFFESDGEEESTDGSLSEDAPPPPRGMAMGHSVYSSRHAHPMALARSLPVSVPVWSCRGTRGAQGDGNSGERVGCADLDHIAASMKALLAPGATDGTEMFGALPRPRLNTGDFSLKH, encoded by the exons ATGGCCTCCATCACCAAGTTGTCTGAGCCTGAGATCCCAGACAACCACAAGGAGAGCTGGCTGGCGCTACTTTCTGCAGTGGAAACATACTGCCAAAAGTCAGGCTGCGACCTGGCCATACTGACAGCCTGCAAGAAGTTCCGGTCGTCAGCGGGCGATGGCGACGGGGTGAGGAAGCGGGAGAGCAGCAGTGCCTTTCCGAGGGAGTGTGATTTCTCCTACAGCATTTGGGGTCAGGGGTTCCTGGCCGAGTCGGCGCGCCGCTACATGGACGACATCGGCGTGCTGCACTCCACGACCATGCTAACAGCCCACAAGCACACACGCCAGtctgggggggagggaggaacCAAGCTGGTGGTtgacctgacctctgacccggGACACAGGGGG AGCTTTACAGGAGACGGTGTGGTGGGCGGAGTCAGCCCCAACAGCAGACAGTACTCCCAGAACTACCCATCAATCTACAGCTCAGGAGCTGGTACCGGGCAGGTCGCCGGGCAGAACGGTAACGAAGAGAGGGAGAGTAGCATGCTGGAGGCCGAGCGAGGGAGACAGAGCTCTGGGATCGTGGATTTGGAAGAAGAGTGcgaagacgaggaagaggaggaggacatggaTGAGAGGAGACCCTATGGGAATGAAAGTGCAG GTGTGTTCTCGATGGACGAGGACTCTCTGTCTCGGGACTGTGAGCCGTTCTTTGAATcggatggggaggaggagagcactGATG GCTCTTTGAGTGAGGacgcccctcctcctcctcgtggcATGGCCATGGGTCATTCTGTGTACTCATCCCGTCATGCCCACCCCATGGCTCTGGCCCGCTCGCTGCCTGTATCTGTGCccgtgtggagctgcagaggaaccCGAGGCGCTCAGGGAGACGGCAACAGCGGAGAGCGG GTGGGCTGTGCTGACTTGGATCACATCGCGGCCAGTATGAAAGCCCTGCTGGCCCCCGGGGCCACCGACGGGACGGAAATGTTCGGGGCCCTGCCTCGGCCCCGCCTCAACACCGGGGACTTCTCCCTGAAGCACTGA
- the zgc:195001 gene encoding tripartite motif-containing protein 16, whose translation MPVPKKAGRKNSAAPVEEKLPQYEPNVPEPTTRADFMKYFFQPSLDDKTAQKLLWISESGSKVARTADAVCPYPNRPERYDHSPQVLCKENLLGHRGYWEVDYEGWVVIGVISESAPRKVQEGVCGLGENSGSWGVGWSGSCYQVWHNGENVDVKLTPSSTIGVYVDQPAGIIKFMLLEGEGEKEVRLIHKFKVNVQEKLLPGFWIGTDSFSLIRKKDQ comes from the exons GAAGAAAAAACAGTGCAGCTCCCGTGGAAG AGAAGCTGCCGCAATATGAGCCAAATGTCCCTGAACCCACCACCAGGGCTGACTTCATGAAAT ATTTTTTCCAGCCCTCTCTGGATGATAAAACTGCACAGAAACTGTTGTGGATTTCAGAGAGCGGCTCCAAAGTGGCTCGTACGGCTGATGCAGTCTGCCCGTATCCCAACAGGCCTGAGAGATACGACCACTCACCACAG GTGCTGTGTAAGGAGAATCTGCTGGGCCATCGAGGGTACTGGGAGGTGGACTACGAGGGGTGGGTGGTGATCGGGGTGATCTCTGAGAGTGCGCCCCGGAAGGTCCAGGAGGGGGTCTGCGGCCTCGGGGAGAACAGTGGCTCCTGGGGAGTCGGGTGGTCCGGCTCCTGCTACCAGGTGTGGCACAATGGCGAGAATGTGGACGTCAAGCTCACCCCGTCCTCCACCATAGGAGTATATGTTGACCAGCCCGCCGGCATCATCAAGTTCATGCTGCTGGAGGGGGAGGGCGAGAAGGAGGTGCGGCTGATTCACAAGTTCAAGGTCAACGTCCAGGAAAAGCTCCTCCCCGGCTTCTGGATCGGCACCGATTCCTTCTCCCTCATCCGGAAAAAGGATCAGTGA